The following proteins are co-located in the Ensifer sp. WSM1721 genome:
- the hisS gene encoding histidine--tRNA ligase produces MNDKPKKTQKLKARLPRGFVDRSAADIRAADEMIAKIREVYERYGFDPVETPLFEYTEALGKFLPDSDRPNEGVFSLTDDDEQWMSLRYDLTAPLARHVAENFNEIQLPYRTYRAGYVFRNEKPGPGRFRQFMQFDADTVGAAGVQADAEMCMMMADTMEALGIARGDYVIRVNNRKVLDGVLEAIGLGGDEQANTRLTVLRAIDKLDKFGPEGVRLLLGEGRKDESGDFTKGAGLNEEPIRKILFFVGITDYAKSADELAELVAGTARGAEGVAELNTIRSLVLSAGYEADRIKIDPSVVRGLEYYTGPVFEAELQFAVTNEKGEKVVFGSVGGGGRYDGLVSRFMGQPVPATGFSIGVSRLMTALKNLGKLGVEEVIAPVVVCVMDRDLDSMGRYQRFVQGLRHAGIRAEMYQGNKKHFGDQLKYADRRGSPIAIIQGGDERAAGVVQIKDLIEGKRLSGEIEDNVAWREARVAQVSVPESELVAKVREILAGQAEDRKRAG; encoded by the coding sequence ATGAACGACAAACCGAAGAAAACGCAGAAGCTCAAGGCGCGCCTTCCGCGCGGCTTCGTCGATCGTTCGGCCGCCGACATTCGCGCGGCCGACGAGATGATCGCGAAGATCCGCGAAGTCTACGAGCGCTATGGCTTCGATCCGGTGGAAACGCCGCTGTTCGAATACACGGAGGCACTTGGCAAGTTTCTTCCCGACAGCGACCGTCCGAACGAAGGCGTTTTCTCGCTGACGGACGATGACGAGCAATGGATGAGCTTGCGCTACGACCTGACCGCGCCGCTCGCGCGCCACGTCGCGGAGAATTTCAACGAGATCCAGCTTCCCTACCGGACCTACCGCGCCGGCTACGTGTTCCGCAACGAAAAGCCGGGTCCAGGGCGCTTCCGCCAGTTCATGCAGTTCGATGCCGACACCGTCGGTGCGGCCGGTGTCCAGGCCGATGCCGAAATGTGCATGATGATGGCCGATACGATGGAAGCGCTCGGCATCGCACGCGGCGACTACGTGATCCGCGTCAACAACCGCAAGGTTCTGGACGGCGTGCTCGAGGCGATCGGCCTCGGCGGCGACGAGCAGGCGAACACGCGCCTGACGGTGCTGCGAGCCATCGACAAGCTCGACAAATTCGGCCCCGAGGGCGTGCGCCTGCTGCTCGGCGAAGGGCGCAAGGATGAGAGCGGAGACTTCACCAAGGGCGCTGGGCTTAACGAGGAGCCGATCCGCAAGATCCTGTTCTTCGTCGGCATCACCGACTATGCGAAGAGCGCCGACGAGCTGGCAGAGCTCGTCGCCGGCACCGCCCGCGGGGCGGAAGGCGTTGCGGAGCTGAATACCATCCGCAGCCTCGTGCTGAGCGCGGGTTACGAGGCGGACCGGATCAAGATCGATCCGTCGGTCGTGCGCGGCCTGGAATATTACACAGGCCCGGTCTTCGAGGCCGAGCTGCAATTTGCCGTCACCAACGAGAAGGGCGAGAAGGTCGTCTTCGGCTCTGTCGGCGGCGGTGGCCGTTATGATGGCCTCGTCTCGCGCTTCATGGGCCAGCCGGTGCCTGCTACGGGCTTCTCGATCGGTGTGTCGCGGCTGATGACGGCGCTGAAAAACCTCGGCAAACTCGGCGTCGAGGAGGTGATCGCGCCGGTCGTCGTCTGCGTCATGGACCGCGACCTCGACAGCATGGGCCGCTACCAGCGCTTCGTGCAGGGGCTGCGCCATGCAGGAATCCGCGCCGAAATGTATCAGGGCAACAAGAAGCACTTTGGCGACCAGCTCAAATATGCCGACCGGCGTGGCTCGCCGATTGCCATCATCCAGGGCGGTGACGAGCGCGCCGCCGGTGTTGTCCAGATCAAGGATCTGATCGAGGGCAAGCGGCTTTCGGGTGAAATCGAGGACAACGTCGCCTGGCGTGAGGCACGCGTCGCCCAGGTTTCCGTTCCAGAAAGCGAACTCGTCGCGAAGGTCCGCGAAATTCTGGCGGGACAGGCAGAGGATCGGAAAAGGGCAGGCTGA
- a CDS encoding ATP phosphoribosyltransferase regulatory subunit — protein MPLINLPAFAGDLLADFERLKTLRVDTPVIQPAEPFLDMAGEDLRRRIFMTESETGESLCLRPEFTIPVCLRHIETATGTPQRYAYLGEVFRQRRDGSSEFYQAGIEDLGDPDTAGADARAIGDAMLVLAHRLPDARLKVTLGDQSVFEAVVAACGLPAGWQKRLIHAFGDQKQLQKLLGELADPKSPGVFGPEVERLAITSILDDEERLVAHIADTMEATGYSTNASRSPRDIARRLKEKLELATTRLDKAALSVMREFLAFDLALADAPAALHQFAGRSGLKIDDALSLFDARVAAIAKVGADPGVIRYRAAFGRPLDYYTGLVFEIEIEVEGTPAVLAGGGRFDRLLTLLGAREHIPAVGFSLWLDRIERAIAAAGSTK, from the coding sequence ATGCCGCTGATCAATCTCCCCGCCTTTGCCGGAGACTTGCTCGCCGATTTCGAGCGGCTGAAGACGCTGCGTGTCGACACGCCGGTGATCCAGCCGGCCGAGCCCTTCCTCGACATGGCGGGAGAGGATCTGCGCCGGCGTATCTTCATGACGGAGAGCGAGACCGGTGAAAGCCTCTGCCTGCGGCCGGAATTCACCATTCCGGTCTGCCTGCGGCATATCGAAACGGCGACCGGCACGCCACAGCGCTACGCCTATCTTGGCGAGGTCTTCCGCCAGCGGCGCGACGGCTCGAGCGAGTTCTATCAGGCGGGCATCGAAGACCTAGGCGACCCGGACACAGCGGGAGCGGACGCGCGGGCGATCGGCGACGCGATGCTGGTGCTCGCCCACCGGCTGCCGGACGCCCGGCTGAAGGTGACGCTCGGCGACCAGTCGGTCTTCGAGGCGGTAGTTGCCGCCTGCGGCTTGCCGGCGGGCTGGCAGAAGCGGCTGATCCATGCCTTCGGCGACCAGAAGCAGTTGCAGAAGCTCCTTGGCGAGCTTGCAGATCCCAAATCGCCCGGCGTCTTCGGCCCTGAAGTCGAGCGGCTTGCAATCACGAGCATTCTCGACGACGAGGAACGGCTCGTCGCCCATATCGCTGACACCATGGAGGCGACCGGCTATTCCACCAATGCCAGCCGTTCGCCTCGCGACATCGCCCGCCGATTGAAGGAAAAGCTGGAACTGGCGACGACGAGGCTCGATAAAGCGGCGCTTTCCGTCATGCGCGAGTTCCTGGCTTTCGACCTGGCGCTTGCCGACGCGCCGGCCGCCCTTCACCAGTTCGCCGGCAGATCGGGACTGAAGATAGACGACGCGCTTTCGCTTTTCGACGCGCGTGTTGCGGCGATTGCGAAGGTGGGGGCTGACCCCGGCGTCATCCGCTACCGCGCCGCCTTCGGTCGTCCGCTGGACTATTACACAGGTCTCGTCTTCGAGATCGAGATCGAGGTCGAGGGGACGCCGGCGGTGCTTGCCGGCGGCGGCCGCTTCGATCGCCTGCTGACGCTCTTGGGCGCTCGCGAGCACATTCCGGCCGTCGGTTTCTCTCTCTGGCTCGATCGGATCGAGCGGGCCATTGCTGCGGCAGGGAGCACGAAATGA
- the hisG gene encoding ATP phosphoribosyltransferase has translation MTITIALPSKGRMKDDASAIFERAGMKIVAVGNDRSYRGRVENWEDVEVAFLSASEISREVGSGAVDFGVTGEDLVRESLADVDARVEFSARLGFGHADVVVAVPEIWYDVDTMADLGDVAADFRARHSRRLAIATKYWRLTQQFFSGSHGIQLYRIVESLGATEGAPASGSADIIVDITSTGSTLKANHLKILSDGVILHSEACLVRARKATHEGNPVIDRIVAAVRAAL, from the coding sequence ATGACGATCACCATTGCGCTGCCGTCCAAGGGCCGCATGAAGGACGACGCCTCGGCGATTTTCGAGCGTGCCGGCATGAAGATCGTCGCCGTCGGCAACGACCGCTCCTATCGCGGCCGGGTCGAGAATTGGGAAGACGTCGAGGTCGCCTTCCTCTCGGCCTCCGAGATTTCCCGCGAAGTCGGCAGCGGCGCCGTCGATTTCGGCGTCACCGGCGAGGACCTCGTGCGCGAAAGCCTGGCTGACGTCGACGCACGTGTCGAATTTTCAGCGCGGCTCGGCTTCGGACATGCCGATGTCGTCGTGGCCGTGCCGGAGATCTGGTACGACGTCGACACCATGGCCGATCTCGGCGACGTCGCCGCCGACTTCCGTGCCCGTCACAGCCGCCGGCTCGCGATCGCGACGAAATACTGGCGACTGACGCAGCAGTTCTTCTCCGGCAGCCACGGCATTCAGCTCTACCGCATCGTCGAAAGCCTGGGCGCGACCGAGGGCGCGCCGGCTTCCGGCTCGGCCGACATCATCGTCGACATCACCTCGACCGGCTCCACGCTCAAGGCGAACCACCTGAAGATCCTCTCGGACGGCGTGATCCTGCACTCGGAGGCCTGCCTCGTTCGCGCGCGCAAGGCGACCCACGAGGGCAATCCAGTCATCGATCGGATCGTTGCGGCTGTCCGCGCCGCGCTCTGA
- a CDS encoding glutathione binding-like protein → MADLSSFPITSRWPAKNPDIIQLYSLPTPNGVKISIALEELGLPYEAHRISFDTNEQKSPEFVSLNPNGRIPAIIDPNGPDGKPIGLFESGAILIYLAEKTGKLIPADAGRRYETLCWVMFQMGGIGPMFGQFGHFFKFAADKVANNSYPVERYRDESKRLLGVLEARLDGRQWLMGDEYTIADIATYPWVEGARKFYGGAEALDYKSFPNVMAWVERGLARPAAQKGMEIPRKE, encoded by the coding sequence ATGGCTGATCTTTCCTCTTTCCCGATCACGAGCCGTTGGCCGGCGAAAAATCCCGACATCATCCAGCTCTACTCGCTGCCGACGCCGAACGGCGTGAAGATCTCGATCGCTCTCGAAGAGCTTGGGCTCCCCTATGAGGCGCACCGTATCTCCTTCGACACCAACGAGCAGAAGTCGCCCGAGTTCGTGTCGCTCAATCCGAATGGCCGCATTCCGGCGATCATCGATCCGAACGGACCGGACGGCAAGCCGATCGGCCTCTTCGAGTCCGGCGCGATCCTGATCTATCTCGCGGAAAAGACCGGCAAGCTCATTCCGGCGGATGCGGGCCGTCGCTACGAGACGCTTTGCTGGGTCATGTTCCAGATGGGCGGCATCGGGCCCATGTTCGGGCAGTTCGGCCACTTCTTCAAATTCGCCGCCGACAAGGTCGCCAACAATTCCTATCCGGTTGAGCGCTACCGTGACGAGTCGAAGCGTCTTCTCGGTGTCCTGGAAGCAAGACTCGACGGCCGGCAATGGCTGATGGGCGACGAGTACACCATCGCCGATATCGCCACCTATCCTTGGGTGGAAGGCGCGCGCAAGTTCTATGGCGGCGCCGAGGCTCTCGATTACAAGAGCTTCCCGAACGTCATGGCCTGGGTCGAGCGCGGCCTTGCGCGCCCGGCCGCACAGAAAGGCATGGAAATTCCCAGAAAGGAATGA